The following coding sequences are from one Limnobacter sp. SAORIC-580 window:
- a CDS encoding ABC transporter permease subunit (The N-terminal region of this protein, as described by TIGR01726, is a three transmembrane segment that identifies a subfamily of ABC transporter permease subunits, which specificities that include histidine, arginine, glutamine, glutamate, L-cystine (sic), the opines (in Agrobacterium) octopine and nopaline, etc.), translating into MNFEFLSDPAGFGLSEGWLQVAFSSPYWQILLAGLLNTLKVGLPALLISTLLGLLIGLGQLAHHPLLKGLCKGYINLFRNVPLLLQLLAIYFAITQFLPIASQAWSFGDSMFLSKSGLAFPSFSEAPVPGRFSIEGGWVLSPEYLAVLLALVVYTAAFVAEIVRAGVQAVRPGMRQGALALGLSNAQTTRYVVLPLALRVVVPSLSNQYLNLLKNASLGVAVGYPELVSVANTAINQSGKAVECVLIILVTYALLSAVAAGLMNALNTRVNRGAL; encoded by the coding sequence GTGAACTTTGAATTTCTCAGTGACCCCGCTGGTTTTGGACTCAGTGAAGGCTGGCTGCAGGTGGCCTTCAGTTCGCCCTACTGGCAAATACTGTTGGCAGGTTTGTTGAACACCTTGAAAGTGGGCCTACCTGCCTTGCTGATTAGTACGCTTCTGGGCTTGTTGATTGGATTGGGGCAACTGGCACACCACCCCTTGTTGAAAGGGCTGTGCAAGGGCTATATCAACCTGTTTCGCAATGTGCCATTGTTGTTGCAACTGCTGGCCATTTACTTTGCCATTACCCAGTTTTTGCCCATCGCCAGCCAAGCCTGGTCGTTTGGTGACAGCATGTTTTTAAGCAAAAGCGGTTTGGCTTTTCCCTCGTTTTCGGAAGCGCCGGTGCCCGGGCGTTTTTCAATTGAAGGGGGCTGGGTACTTAGCCCTGAATACCTGGCCGTGCTGCTGGCGCTGGTGGTTTACACTGCCGCCTTTGTTGCCGAAATAGTGCGCGCGGGCGTACAGGCCGTGAGGCCAGGCATGCGCCAGGGCGCGCTGGCCTTGGGCTTGAGCAATGCTCAAACCACCCGGTACGTGGTGCTGCCCTTGGCCTTGCGTGTGGTGGTGCCCTCGCTTTCCAACCAATATTTGAATTTGCTGAAAAATGCCTCGCTGGGTGTGGCTGTGGGTTACCCGGAACTGGTGTCGGTGGCCAACACCGCCATCAATCAAAGCGGCAAGGCGGTGGAATGCGTGCTGATCATCTTGGTCACTTACGCACTGCTCAGCGCCGTGGCTGCTGGCTTGATGAATGCGCTGAACACGCGTGTCAACAGGGGGGCTTTGTGA
- a CDS encoding amino acid ABC transporter substrate-binding protein, with amino-acid sequence MKLLKLRATRLLGTLFCLLVANTVHAGPVLDAIYKRDAVRCGVSSGVAGFSALGSDGQWRGLDVAVCRAVAAAVLGDAQKVQFTPLSSQQRFAALQAGQIDILSRNTTWTLGRDAGLNAHFAAITYYDGQGILMHKRFGVKSAKELKGAEICVQSGTTNEKNLSTYLGSQGITAKAIVYDNFEAAYKAFFSGRCQAFSTDVSALIGLKSSQSGRPDDYVVLPEVFSKEPLGPAVLRGDDEFFAIVKWVVFSMIEAEELGVGKANLDQALRNNNPAVQRLLGGAENLGKPLGLPRDWVVQILRQVGNYGEVFDANLGKQSPLKLERGLNALWTQGGLMYAPPLR; translated from the coding sequence GTGAAGCTGCTCAAACTTCGGGCAACACGCTTGTTGGGCACCTTGTTTTGCCTGCTGGTGGCCAACACCGTGCATGCAGGCCCGGTGCTGGATGCTATTTACAAACGCGATGCCGTGCGTTGCGGGGTGAGCAGTGGCGTGGCTGGTTTTTCGGCCCTGGGTAGTGACGGACAATGGCGTGGGCTGGACGTGGCCGTGTGCCGTGCTGTGGCCGCAGCTGTGTTGGGTGATGCACAAAAAGTACAGTTCACCCCATTAAGTTCACAGCAGCGCTTTGCTGCTTTGCAGGCTGGGCAAATCGACATTCTTTCCCGCAACACCACCTGGACCTTGGGTCGCGATGCTGGCCTAAACGCGCACTTCGCCGCCATTACCTATTACGATGGGCAGGGCATTTTGATGCACAAACGCTTCGGCGTAAAAAGCGCCAAAGAATTGAAAGGTGCCGAGATTTGCGTTCAATCGGGCACCACCAATGAGAAAAACCTAAGCACTTATTTGGGCTCGCAAGGCATTACAGCCAAAGCCATTGTGTATGACAATTTTGAGGCTGCGTACAAAGCCTTTTTCAGTGGCCGTTGCCAAGCATTTTCAACTGATGTGTCGGCACTGATTGGCTTGAAAAGCAGCCAAAGCGGTCGGCCTGATGATTACGTGGTGCTGCCTGAAGTTTTTTCCAAAGAACCTTTGGGCCCTGCGGTGCTGCGTGGCGATGACGAGTTTTTTGCCATCGTGAAATGGGTGGTGTTTTCCATGATTGAGGCTGAAGAACTGGGGGTTGGAAAAGCGAATCTTGATCAAGCTTTGCGTAACAACAACCCGGCAGTTCAGCGCCTGTTGGGCGGTGCAGAAAACCTGGGTAAACCACTGGGCTTGCCGCGTGACTGGGTGGTACAAATTCTTCGGCAAGTGGGCAATTACGGTGAAGTGTTCGATGCCAATTTGGGCAAGCAATCGCCCTTGAAACTTGAACGGGGCTTGAATGCGCTGTGGACCCAAGGCGGGCTGATGTACGCCCCACCTTTGCGCTGA
- a CDS encoding YdcF family protein — protein sequence MTLDSFAENTVAAELTKYAIWLLSPLGLWIALTVFAGLGLFGRGQWRVHLLVLAQLQLLAFSLPWVGDSLLGRLEDEALVLEANRPLPAQVDAIVVLGGGLEGRFDGVRALPDLNDAGDRVWQGARLYKQGIAPRIVLSGGQFQTDPRKEAEAPGMKMFMLDMGVPEDALVIEDNSRTTFENAVRTRELLGERARSIALVTSAFHMGRSVLWFEKAGFTVYPVRTDIRVLNESRAFWEWLPKPQALDESTVAIKEYLGRLQLKVSGAYETGGSQ from the coding sequence ATGACTCTTGATTCATTTGCGGAGAATACTGTGGCTGCCGAGCTGACCAAGTACGCCATCTGGCTGTTAAGCCCCCTGGGGTTGTGGATCGCCCTGACTGTGTTTGCGGGCTTGGGCCTGTTTGGCCGAGGGCAGTGGCGTGTGCATCTGTTGGTGTTGGCACAACTGCAATTGCTGGCGTTCAGCCTTCCATGGGTAGGCGACAGCTTGTTGGGCCGGCTTGAAGATGAGGCATTGGTGCTGGAAGCCAACCGACCCTTGCCCGCACAGGTCGATGCCATTGTGGTGCTGGGTGGTGGACTTGAGGGGCGGTTTGATGGTGTACGCGCCTTACCCGATTTGAACGATGCCGGCGACCGTGTGTGGCAAGGCGCAAGACTGTACAAGCAAGGCATAGCCCCACGAATCGTGTTGAGTGGTGGGCAGTTTCAAACCGATCCCCGCAAGGAAGCCGAAGCCCCTGGTATGAAAATGTTCATGCTGGACATGGGGGTACCTGAAGACGCTTTGGTGATTGAAGACAACTCCCGAACTACTTTTGAGAATGCCGTACGCACCCGCGAATTGCTGGGCGAGCGTGCACGTTCTATTGCGCTGGTCACGTCTGCATTTCACATGGGGCGCTCGGTGTTGTGGTTCGAAAAAGCAGGGTTTACCGTGTACCCGGTGCGCACTGACATTCGCGTGCTGAATGAAAGCCGCGCCTTCTGGGAATGGTTGCCCAAGCCACAGGCACTGGATGAAAGCACCGTTGCGATTAAAGAATACCTGGGCCGGCTGCAGTTGAAAGTAAGCGGTGCTTATGAAACAGGGGGAAGTCAGTGA
- a CDS encoding acyl-CoA thioesterase — translation MPFPNHQLSMTVLMTPDMANFSGKVHGGHILKLLDQVAYACASRYAGMYVVTLSVDRVLFRQPIRVGELVTFLASVNYTGNTSMEVGIKVVSEDIHKGIATHTNSCFFTMVAMNADGTPGKVPPLEPRTDEEKKRHANAELRKELRKEHEERMNNLK, via the coding sequence ATGCCATTTCCCAACCACCAGCTCAGCATGACCGTGCTGATGACCCCCGACATGGCCAACTTCAGCGGCAAGGTGCATGGGGGGCATATTCTGAAATTGCTCGATCAGGTGGCCTATGCCTGTGCAAGCCGGTATGCGGGCATGTATGTGGTTACGCTTTCAGTGGACAGGGTGTTGTTTCGCCAGCCCATTCGTGTGGGTGAACTGGTCACCTTTTTGGCCAGTGTCAATTACACCGGCAACACCTCCATGGAGGTGGGCATCAAAGTAGTGTCAGAAGACATTCACAAAGGCATTGCCACGCACACCAACAGTTGCTTTTTTACCATGGTGGCCATGAATGCCGATGGCACACCCGGCAAAGTGCCGCCTCTGGAGCCCCGCACCGACGAGGAAAAGAAGCGACATGCCAACGCTGAATTGCGCAAGGAATTGCGCAAAGAACATGAAGAGCGAATGAACAATTTGAAGTAG
- a CDS encoding Hpt domain-containing protein, with amino-acid sequence MDLSNLSTEIDLETTLDRLCGDSALLLEILDLFLDEFATEQTNLLGRVHVGDYAGLASKAHYFKGVAQNLGLLKFLPEVQLLEQAAKQNDSTSCVQALNSLHEIACRILAIRKNMQAA; translated from the coding sequence ATGGACTTGAGCAATTTGTCGACTGAGATTGATTTGGAAACCACGCTGGATCGCCTGTGTGGCGACTCGGCTTTGTTGCTTGAAATTCTTGATTTGTTTCTCGACGAATTCGCCACTGAACAAACCAACTTGTTGGGCCGGGTTCACGTGGGTGATTACGCAGGCTTGGCCAGCAAGGCGCACTACTTCAAGGGTGTTGCCCAAAACCTGGGCTTACTGAAATTTTTGCCTGAAGTTCAGTTGCTTGAGCAGGCAGCAAAACAAAACGATTCGACTAGCTGCGTTCAAGCACTGAATTCCCTGCATGAAATTGCATGCCGCATTTTGGCCATAAGAAAGAACATGCAAGCTGCCTGA
- a CDS encoding ATP-binding protein, which produces MNNVIEYLPHGFCIAWNPQLLAMHVISDLLIAIAYFSIPIGIVYVAKKRPDAELQPIYYLFAAFILACGVTHVMGILTLWVPLYYTQGITKIVTALVSVATAIYLLPKLKHIMALPDLGKLTQINTALAQEIVSRRQSEASLRQSQELALQAQKTQAAFLANMSHEIRTPMNGVLGTLDLLLDTELKPEQLQLAAASKRSAASLLSLLNDILDISKVESGQLTLRHSPLELADVLADVEAALAFDANSKGIELKCPAETLPKTTYLGDSVRMRQILLNLVGNAIKFTDVGHVKVVCREVSRTAQQAVLEFSVKDTGIGIAPEHQTNLFKRFTQVDNSSTRRAQGSGLGLAIVKEMVELMGGKVRLHSEPGRGTEIVFSLKLGLQTVAAQTMTDQATQPTLATQTEIPPPVQQFHGKILVVEDAPMNQMVVCKVLERLGLFSKVTNNGQEAVDLLAQEPFDLVLMDGQMPVMDGYEATALIRSGSVPGVNPNIPVVALTAHAMVGEDKKCLNAGMNDYLTKPLDRDKLIEVLGKYLKKA; this is translated from the coding sequence ATGAACAATGTGATCGAGTACCTGCCGCACGGCTTTTGTATTGCGTGGAATCCACAACTGCTGGCCATGCACGTCATTTCAGACCTCTTGATTGCCATCGCCTACTTCTCGATTCCAATCGGCATTGTGTACGTGGCCAAGAAGCGACCCGACGCTGAATTGCAGCCCATTTACTATCTGTTCGCTGCATTTATTCTGGCCTGTGGTGTGACGCATGTCATGGGCATTCTCACCTTGTGGGTGCCGCTGTATTACACACAGGGCATTACCAAAATTGTGACAGCTCTGGTCTCAGTGGCCACTGCAATTTATTTACTGCCCAAGTTAAAACACATCATGGCCTTACCTGACCTGGGCAAACTGACGCAAATTAATACCGCATTGGCACAGGAAATTGTGTCGAGACGTCAAAGCGAAGCGTCGCTAAGGCAGTCCCAAGAACTCGCCTTGCAGGCTCAAAAAACGCAGGCTGCTTTTTTGGCAAACATGAGCCACGAAATTCGCACCCCCATGAACGGCGTGCTGGGAACGCTTGATCTGTTGCTCGACACGGAATTGAAACCTGAACAACTTCAACTTGCTGCCGCATCCAAACGCAGCGCAGCCTCCTTGCTTAGCTTGTTGAATGACATTCTCGATATTTCAAAAGTGGAAAGTGGGCAATTAACCCTGCGGCACAGCCCGCTCGAGCTTGCCGATGTGCTCGCCGATGTAGAGGCTGCACTGGCTTTTGATGCCAACAGCAAAGGCATTGAACTGAAATGCCCCGCAGAGACATTACCCAAAACCACCTACCTCGGCGATTCGGTGCGCATGCGTCAAATTTTGTTGAATCTGGTGGGCAATGCGATCAAGTTTACCGATGTGGGCCATGTGAAGGTTGTGTGCCGGGAAGTGTCCCGAACCGCGCAACAAGCCGTGCTTGAGTTTTCTGTGAAAGACACTGGCATTGGAATAGCACCCGAGCATCAAACAAACTTGTTCAAGCGATTCACGCAGGTCGACAACTCCAGCACGCGCCGCGCCCAGGGTAGCGGGCTTGGCTTGGCAATCGTCAAGGAAATGGTTGAACTGATGGGCGGCAAAGTGCGCTTGCACAGTGAGCCCGGCCGTGGCACTGAAATTGTGTTTTCCCTGAAACTGGGTTTGCAAACCGTGGCTGCTCAAACCATGACCGATCAAGCCACCCAACCCACGCTCGCGACACAAACTGAAATACCACCCCCCGTGCAGCAATTTCATGGAAAAATTCTGGTGGTGGAAGATGCACCCATGAACCAGATGGTGGTGTGCAAAGTGCTTGAGCGCCTCGGCCTTTTCAGCAAGGTGACCAACAATGGCCAGGAAGCGGTGGACCTGCTTGCACAAGAGCCATTTGATTTGGTGTTGATGGACGGCCAAATGCCGGTGATGGACGGTTACGAGGCCACTGCATTGATTCGGAGTGGTAGCGTGCCAGGTGTGAACCCGAACATACCGGTGGTAGCACTGACCGCACATGCCATGGTGGGTGAGGACAAAAAGTGCCTGAACGCTGGCATGAATGACTACCTCACCAAACCACTGGACCGCGACAAACTGATTGAAGTGTTAGGCAAGTACCTGAAAAAAGCCTGA
- a CDS encoding ABC transporter substrate-binding protein, with translation MKQFQLSTWIYSLLLALLLAAQSADAADVVRIAVPPTVMSLPVYVATERKFFEKHQVNPVLIECSSGQDCIKALGQGKADLASSSELPVMFAAYDNNPISVLATLVTNKDDLKFLVSRNLLQNGRLSLAGKRIGYVPKSSSHYYMDTFLLFKGVDPQQVIKVPMAASELPQALQQGRVDAISIWEPMAEQALQLGGRDIVQVDAPRLYTQTFNVSVRNQFKNKHAAQVRGVMKALSEAVDYIRDYPSRAQALLLRKKMVSQEHIEKNWNDYTFRMTLQQSLVSTLQGQARWAMREGHVQNNLPKEPEYLNYIDASFLREHKSDQVDFVYR, from the coding sequence ATGAAACAATTTCAGTTGAGCACATGGATCTACTCCCTGCTGCTGGCTTTGCTTTTGGCTGCTCAAAGTGCAGACGCTGCCGATGTGGTGCGAATTGCAGTGCCGCCCACTGTCATGTCTTTGCCGGTGTACGTGGCCACGGAGAGAAAGTTCTTCGAGAAACACCAAGTGAATCCCGTGCTGATTGAGTGCAGCAGTGGACAGGACTGCATCAAAGCTCTGGGGCAGGGAAAGGCTGACCTTGCCAGTTCTTCGGAATTGCCGGTGATGTTTGCTGCATACGACAACAATCCGATTTCGGTGCTGGCTACCCTGGTGACCAACAAGGACGATCTGAAGTTTCTGGTGTCACGCAACTTGCTCCAGAACGGTCGCTTGAGTCTGGCTGGCAAGCGAATTGGCTATGTACCCAAATCTTCATCGCACTATTACATGGATACCTTTTTGTTGTTCAAGGGGGTTGATCCTCAGCAGGTAATTAAGGTGCCCATGGCCGCATCTGAACTTCCCCAAGCCTTGCAGCAAGGCCGGGTGGATGCAATTTCGATTTGGGAACCCATGGCTGAACAAGCCCTACAACTGGGTGGCCGTGACATTGTGCAAGTGGATGCGCCACGCCTTTATACCCAAACCTTCAATGTCAGTGTGCGAAACCAATTCAAAAACAAACACGCGGCGCAAGTGCGCGGTGTGATGAAAGCCTTGAGCGAGGCAGTCGATTACATTCGCGATTATCCCTCCAGGGCGCAGGCATTGCTGCTGAGAAAAAAAATGGTCAGCCAGGAACACATCGAGAAAAACTGGAATGACTACACCTTTCGAATGACTTTGCAACAGTCGCTGGTGAGCACCTTGCAAGGCCAAGCCAGGTGGGCCATGCGCGAGGGTCACGTTCAGAATAATTTGCCCAAAGAACCCGAATATTTGAACTATATTGATGCGAGCTTCCTGAGAGAACACAAATCGGATCAAGTTGATTTTGTGTATCGCTAA
- a CDS encoding response regulator, which translates to MKPLLRLKQGVFIALVLLIGLVLVATATVVSINQQRNDVLEQSVAARKISRLSTRMLVLTHTASTYMTETNIRQWWVVHQSIADELDHLHFSDESGEISTRLEERLSDFAALFSGFSHMLTSQEIDLDERRSSVLTDRLISEAEQLAELSYKVSDAAFSLQEALTQKRRNILFIFAVLFTANSFLLLLLIRYRVVRPLAQIENVANAMRAGNLNARCNLPEGDELGDVAAALDSLALELNNRLADLTSTTHLLEVAGRMCGVGAWTLDVNTHALSWSKQIYDIVEADFTHQPTLEEAIALYPEESAAKLSKALDDAARTGSDVNMELQLRTYKGNLIWVHVFGEVIWQGEGTKRKPWMIRGAFQNITERRCVEEEIRRAKEVAESASKAKGEFLSNISHEIRTPLNAVVGLAYILKQSKLDSSQLEFVEKLENAGRGLIDLVSGVLDVSKIEAGAMELETRPFSARHLMDSLADLMTGSLADKPIEFVVAVAPNVPDQLVGDETKLRQVLVNLAGNAIKFTENGYVKVGITLDQLDTQHCVLRFIVQDTGLGMDAGAMKRLFQSFSQADSSISRRFGGTGIGLALSQKLVELMGGTISAVSAPGQGSLFAFSLMLNLDSQASAAPVATGFAYDVVVIDSFQTQLESVAQMVEWTGVVPQRFLNPEQALSLPPGQRPRLFVVNNQLNHTSGLELADKLKAAHSPASAKVALMVRPKDVKQVQNPLSTGQLDAVLMKPVSFSALKNVLQEATGNSQGKTSAVNRLLNQNELVFLAGLTVLAVDDHKLNLMILKKILETHGAKVILAESGQIAIQVLSQPNHSDVDVCLMDVQMPDMDGMETCHYLRDQMGLRQLPILALTAGVMEADHQLALAAGMDEVLVKPLQIDKVLDAVKRWGAQIKLRAQIH; encoded by the coding sequence ATGAAACCTTTGTTGCGACTTAAACAAGGCGTATTCATCGCCTTGGTTTTGCTAATTGGCCTTGTCCTGGTGGCAACGGCCACAGTCGTTTCCATTAACCAGCAACGCAATGACGTGCTGGAACAAAGCGTTGCTGCGCGCAAAATTTCCCGCTTGTCCACGCGTATGCTGGTGTTGACGCACACTGCATCGACCTACATGACCGAGACCAATATTCGCCAGTGGTGGGTGGTGCATCAATCGATTGCCGATGAGCTTGATCACCTTCATTTTTCGGATGAGAGCGGAGAAATTTCCACCAGGCTGGAGGAGCGACTTAGCGACTTTGCAGCCCTGTTCAGTGGTTTTTCGCACATGCTGACTTCTCAGGAAATTGATTTGGACGAAAGGCGCAGCAGTGTGTTGACCGACCGTTTGATTTCCGAGGCTGAGCAACTTGCGGAACTGAGTTACAAAGTCTCAGATGCTGCGTTTTCACTGCAGGAGGCCCTGACACAGAAGCGCAGAAATATCCTGTTCATTTTCGCTGTGTTGTTTACTGCGAATTCTTTCTTGTTGTTGCTTTTGATTCGTTATCGGGTGGTTAGGCCGCTTGCGCAAATTGAAAATGTGGCCAATGCAATGCGCGCGGGAAATTTGAATGCACGTTGCAATTTGCCGGAAGGCGATGAACTTGGTGATGTGGCCGCAGCGCTCGATTCACTGGCCCTTGAACTCAACAACAGACTGGCCGATTTAACATCGACCACGCACTTGCTGGAGGTGGCTGGCCGAATGTGTGGTGTCGGGGCATGGACTCTGGATGTCAACACCCATGCGTTAAGTTGGTCAAAACAAATTTACGACATTGTTGAAGCAGACTTCACGCATCAGCCTACGCTGGAAGAAGCGATTGCACTTTATCCCGAGGAATCCGCTGCGAAGCTTTCCAAAGCGTTGGATGACGCTGCCCGCACCGGCAGTGATGTGAACATGGAATTGCAGTTGCGCACCTACAAGGGCAACTTGATTTGGGTGCATGTGTTTGGTGAAGTGATTTGGCAAGGTGAAGGCACCAAGCGCAAACCCTGGATGATTCGGGGGGCCTTCCAGAACATCACCGAGCGTCGCTGTGTTGAGGAAGAAATTCGACGAGCCAAAGAAGTGGCCGAGTCGGCCAGCAAGGCCAAGGGAGAATTTCTGTCCAATATCAGCCATGAAATTCGCACGCCGCTGAATGCGGTGGTTGGGCTGGCTTACATTTTGAAGCAAAGCAAGCTGGACTCATCTCAACTGGAGTTTGTTGAAAAACTTGAAAATGCAGGCCGAGGCCTGATTGATTTGGTCAGTGGCGTGCTGGATGTTTCCAAGATTGAAGCTGGTGCCATGGAGTTGGAAACCCGGCCATTCTCAGCCCGCCACTTGATGGATTCGCTGGCTGATTTAATGACGGGTTCCCTGGCGGACAAGCCCATCGAGTTTGTAGTTGCTGTAGCCCCCAATGTGCCCGACCAGTTGGTGGGTGATGAAACCAAACTAAGGCAGGTACTGGTGAATTTGGCGGGCAATGCGATCAAGTTCACCGAGAATGGCTATGTCAAGGTGGGCATAACTTTGGATCAGCTGGACACCCAACATTGCGTGTTGCGTTTCATTGTTCAAGACACAGGTTTGGGCATGGATGCTGGTGCCATGAAGCGTTTATTCCAGTCATTCTCCCAAGCAGATTCATCAATTTCTCGCCGTTTCGGCGGCACGGGCATTGGCTTGGCCTTGAGCCAAAAACTGGTGGAGTTGATGGGCGGCACTATATCGGCCGTGAGCGCACCGGGGCAGGGTAGCCTGTTTGCATTCTCGCTGATGTTGAACCTGGATTCGCAGGCCAGCGCAGCGCCTGTTGCCACCGGGTTTGCTTACGATGTGGTGGTCATTGACAGTTTCCAAACCCAACTTGAAAGTGTGGCCCAAATGGTGGAGTGGACCGGCGTGGTTCCCCAACGTTTTTTGAACCCGGAGCAGGCTTTGAGCTTGCCCCCTGGGCAGCGGCCACGATTGTTCGTGGTTAACAACCAGTTGAACCACACCAGCGGGCTGGAATTGGCTGACAAACTGAAAGCCGCGCATAGCCCGGCATCTGCCAAGGTTGCCCTGATGGTGCGGCCCAAAGATGTGAAGCAAGTACAAAACCCGCTTTCCACAGGCCAACTTGATGCGGTGTTGATGAAACCCGTTTCTTTCTCGGCTTTGAAAAATGTATTGCAAGAGGCCACGGGCAATTCGCAGGGCAAGACCAGCGCTGTGAACCGTTTGTTGAATCAAAACGAGTTGGTGTTTCTTGCTGGCTTAACCGTGTTGGCAGTGGACGATCACAAACTGAATTTAATGATTCTGAAAAAAATTCTGGAAACCCATGGGGCCAAAGTTATTTTGGCTGAATCGGGGCAAATTGCCATTCAGGTACTTAGTCAGCCTAATCACAGCGATGTGGATGTGTGTTTGATGGATGTGCAAATGCCAGACATGGATGGCATGGAAACCTGCCACTACCTGCGAGACCAGATGGGCTTGCGGCAGCTGCCCATACTGGCTTTAACTGCGGGCGTAATGGAGGCCGACCACCAGTTGGCCCTGGCTGCGGGCATGGATGAAGTGCTGGTGAAGCCCTTGCAAATTGACAAAGTGCTGGACGCTGTAAAGCGTTGGGGAGCGCAGATCAAGTTGAGAGCTCAAATACACTGA
- a CDS encoding ABC transporter substrate-binding protein, with protein sequence MFSRLRLARFSTVMFCAFMGLSSLGWASEPRIAVSKSPLSLPFFVAKDKNLFAKHKVEPVLIECLGGNRCVKELTEGRVDMATSSELPFMFAVFQGKPIGLVTTFNTNKDDMKFVVRKAAVKGGTKGLTGKRIGYVEKASSHYYMDLFLLYNGIDPKTTVPVPMGPEALAAALAKGEVDAISVWEPWGHIALELGGADVAVIDTPKLYSQTFNLLVSNEYRLAQTRKSIAVLGALDEAIQFIKKNPDEAKRILARDVGIDLDTVKAAWSTYQFELTLQQSLLTTVQGQARWARREGHVGSALAEPEFLNFIDSSLLRKIKPNAVDFVYP encoded by the coding sequence ATGTTCAGTCGCCTGCGTCTTGCGCGTTTCTCCACCGTCATGTTTTGTGCATTCATGGGCTTGTCTTCCTTGGGATGGGCCAGTGAGCCACGCATTGCAGTGTCCAAATCGCCGTTATCTTTGCCATTTTTTGTGGCCAAAGACAAAAACCTGTTTGCAAAGCACAAGGTTGAGCCGGTGTTGATTGAATGCCTGGGTGGCAACCGGTGTGTGAAGGAACTGACGGAGGGGCGGGTCGACATGGCCACTTCTTCAGAACTGCCATTCATGTTTGCGGTTTTTCAAGGCAAACCAATTGGCCTGGTGACCACTTTCAACACCAACAAAGACGACATGAAATTCGTGGTTCGGAAGGCGGCGGTGAAAGGTGGCACCAAGGGTTTGACTGGCAAGCGAATTGGTTATGTGGAAAAGGCCTCTTCCCATTACTACATGGATTTGTTTTTGTTGTACAACGGCATTGACCCTAAAACCACAGTACCGGTGCCCATGGGGCCAGAGGCCTTGGCGGCTGCCTTGGCCAAAGGCGAGGTGGATGCAATTTCGGTGTGGGAACCCTGGGGGCATATTGCACTGGAGCTAGGCGGCGCAGATGTTGCGGTAATTGATACGCCCAAACTGTACAGCCAAACCTTCAACCTGCTGGTTAGCAACGAATACCGCTTGGCACAAACCCGCAAATCGATTGCCGTGTTAGGCGCGCTGGATGAGGCAATTCAATTTATCAAGAAGAATCCCGACGAGGCCAAACGAATACTGGCACGTGATGTGGGTATTGATCTTGACACAGTAAAAGCAGCCTGGTCCACCTATCAGTTCGAGCTGACCTTGCAGCAGTCCTTGTTGACTACCGTGCAGGGTCAGGCCCGATGGGCTCGGCGTGAAGGGCATGTTGGCTCAGCCTTGGCCGAACCCGAGTTCTTGAATTTCATTGATTCCAGTCTATTGCGAAAAATAAAACCCAACGCCGTTGATTTTGTGTACCCATGA